GTAGGTGCTATTTTATCAGATATGGTAGATGCTGAAATGAATCCTAATGATTTATTAGAAGAATTAAAGAGTCATCCAGCTGTGCAGAGGTTAATAAAAGGAGGAGAAACGAAGGAATATCTAGCACATCTAATTCCTGAAGGAGGTTATCATGGTTTACCGGAATTGTATCGTGACGGCTTGCTGGTAGTTGGAGATGCAGCCATGTTAGTTAATGGTTTTCATCGAGAAGGTTCTAATTTAGCTATGTTATCAGGAAAGTTTGCAGGAGAAACAGCAGTTGATGCAAAAGAAGCGGGGGATTTTTCAGCTAATAAATTATCATTATATAAAGATAAATTAGATGATAGTTTCATTATGAAGGATTTATATAAATATAAAGATGCTTCAACCTTCCTTGCTACTAATCCGCATTTTTTAAGTTTATATCCTAAACTAGTTAATGAATCATTACATGAAATAATGGTGGTTGATGGTAAGCCAAAACAAGAAAAACAACGGAAGATAATTAAGAAAGTAAAAGATAAGAGATCATACTTTGGACTTGCTAAAGATATGTTTAATCTATGGAGGGTAATGAGATGAGGAAGAATAATGATGATAATCAAGATACTACTAATACGAATAAAAGTAAAGTTAAGAGGATGTCATTAGAAGATAAGTTATATTTAGATAGATTTAAACCAGATAGTGAGAGCCATTTAACAGTGATTAATCGTGATTTTTGTATTAATGAATGTGATGAAAAACCCTGTACCTTTATTTGTCCAGCAAGAGTATATGAATGGGATGAAGAAGAAGAAATAATTAAGGTGGCATATGAAGGATGTGTAGAGTGTGGTACATGCAGGTATGGATGCCCTGATAATATAAACTGGAGCAATCCACGAGGAGGATATGGTATTGCTTATAAATTTGGATAAATAAACAGAGGACAATTTTTTTAGAAAAACC
The genomic region above belongs to Selenihalanaerobacter shriftii and contains:
- a CDS encoding ferredoxin family protein → MRKNNDDNQDTTNTNKSKVKRMSLEDKLYLDRFKPDSESHLTVINRDFCINECDEKPCTFICPARVYEWDEEEEIIKVAYEGCVECGTCRYGCPDNINWSNPRGGYGIAYKFG